The nucleotide sequence TCGGCCATGGTGTACTTGCCGGTGTTTCGGATCGGCTCGGCGATCAGGAGCAGAACGGTCAGGTAGGCGACTAGCCAGCCGACGGAGTACATGAAGCCGTCGTAGCCGTTGAAGGCGATCAGCCCGGCGATTCCGAGGAAGGAGGCAGCACTCATGTAGTCGCCGGCGATGGCGAGCCCGTTCTGCCAGGCCTTGATCTTGCGGCCGGCGGCGTAGAACTGGACGGTCGTGTGCGTCTGCCGCGCCGCCCAGACAGTGATACCGAGCGTGATGGCGACGACGACGGCCGTGATCCAAAGGGTGGTGGTCATGCTCCAATCCCCATACGCGCCGCCAATTTGCGGACGGCGGCCGCCAACGGATCGAAGACCCGGTTGGCCCGCCGGATGTAGACCGCCGCCAGGATCCAGGCCATCACGAATTCGGAGAGGGCAAACAGGTACGCCAGGTTGATGTTGCCGATGATCTTGGTGTTCATCAGGTCGGGCGCCAGCCCGTTACCGAGCGGGAGCGCGAAGTAGTAGACGAGGAAGAAGATCACCGCCGGAATGATGAAGTTTCGCTTCGCCGTGATGAGCCGCCGAAACTCGGGCGAGGCCGCCAGCACCTCCCACTGGGAAGCCCGGGCTTGGGCGGTTTGCTTACCCGCCTGGGCATCCATAGCCCCCCGGGTCCCTTGACCCCGATTGCGTGTTTCCATTGGTCCTCCCTACCTTGAATTTGTGCGCGTTTCCCCTAAGGAATCATTTAGCGCCCGCAAATAGGGTGCTGTCAATCATCCAGCGACCTATTTCCGCCGACCTGCTGGCCAGTCCGCTGGGCCGCCGGAGCGCTAATCTGAGCGGGGACAAGGGCGCGCAATTCGTTTGAAGGAGGCTGGATGAGCCGATGACGATCCAATCCGGCACGCATGCCATCGAGTCGATGCAGCTGGAGGAGCGACGCTACCCGCCGCCCCCCGAATTTGCGAGGAATGCCAACGCCAAGCCGGACATCTATGCCAAGCCGTTGGAGGACTTCTGGAAGGAAGAGGCGCTGAAGCGCGTCTCCTGGTTCAAGCCGTTCGACACGGTCCTCGAGTGGAAGCTGCCTTATGCCAAGTGGTTCCTCGGCGGCAAGCTGAACGTCTGTTACAACTGCGTCGACAGGCACGTCGAAGCCGGGCGGGGCGACAAGGTCGCCTACTACTGGGAAGGCGAGCCGGTCGACCAAAAGCGCACCATCACCTTCACAGACCTCCTGGCGGACGTCGTTCGCTTTGCCAACGCGCTCAAGAAACTCGGCGTCAGGAAGGGGACCCCGGTGGGGATCTACATGGGCATGGTGCCCGAGCTCCCGGTCGCGATGCTCGCCTGCACCCGGCTCGGCGCCCCCCATACCGTCGTCTTCGGTGGGTTCAGCGCCGACGCGCTCGGCGGGCGGCTCAACGATATGGAGTGTGAGCTGCTGATTACCCAGAACGAGGGTCTGCGGAAGGGCAATCCGGTGCCCCTCAAGAAGAACGCCGATGCGGCGCTCGAGATGGCGCCCAAGGTCAAGAAGGCGGTCGTACTCCGCCGGACGCCGATGGACACCCCAATGAAGGACGGCCGCGACGTCTGGTGGCAGGACCTGGTCAAAGATGCCAGTGCTGACCCCGCCTCCT is from Candidatus Dormiibacterota bacterium and encodes:
- a CDS encoding DUF485 domain-containing protein, with the protein product MDAQAGKQTAQARASQWEVLAASPEFRRLITAKRNFIIPAVIFFLVYYFALPLGNGLAPDLMNTKIIGNINLAYLFALSEFVMAWILAAVYIRRANRVFDPLAAAVRKLAARMGIGA